A part of Lacinutrix sp. 5H-3-7-4 genomic DNA contains:
- a CDS encoding ABC transporter permease, whose translation MNHLSLIIKREYLTKVRNKSFLVMTILSPLIMIVLITVVAYLSQLNNSKERTIAILDDSGKVQQIFENTNNTKYTKLEHLSLDNAKTIAAEQDYYGLLHIAKFENIESAENGIEFYSDDSPSLSVISEIENKIEKRLTDLNLEQKGANVALIEASRIRIDINQENYTGEKTSKIDSFMKLGFGGVAGYLLFMFIIIYGNMIMRSVIEEKTSRIIEVIISSVKPIQLMLGKIIGTSLAGITQFVIWIILGGVMLTAVSAIFGIDVAAVQTPQQEILQQAIENPDINMKVQSVMQSFYNLPITNLIIAFILFFICGYLLYSSLYAAIGAAVDNETDTQQFMLPILMPLILAVYVGMFTVIEDPHGTVSTVFSFIPFTSPVVMLMRIPFGVPIWQQILSLALLIGTFMFTVWFAAKIYRVGILMYGKKPSYKELLKWIKY comes from the coding sequence ATGAATCATTTATCATTAATAATAAAACGCGAGTATTTAACTAAAGTTAGAAATAAATCATTTTTAGTAATGACTATTTTAAGTCCGCTAATTATGATTGTATTAATAACCGTTGTAGCCTATTTATCACAATTAAATAATAGTAAAGAAAGAACTATAGCTATTTTAGATGACTCTGGAAAAGTACAGCAAATTTTTGAAAATACAAACAATACAAAATATACTAAACTAGAGCATTTATCGTTAGACAATGCTAAAACAATTGCAGCAGAACAAGATTATTATGGTTTACTACACATTGCAAAATTTGAAAATATAGAAAGTGCAGAAAATGGGATAGAGTTTTACTCAGACGATTCACCATCTCTGTCTGTGATTTCAGAGATTGAGAATAAAATAGAAAAACGCTTAACCGATTTAAATTTAGAGCAAAAAGGAGCAAATGTTGCTTTAATTGAAGCTTCAAGAATACGCATAGATATTAATCAAGAAAATTATACAGGTGAGAAAACCTCTAAAATAGATAGTTTTATGAAACTTGGTTTTGGTGGCGTTGCAGGTTACTTACTATTCATGTTTATAATTATTTATGGTAATATGATTATGCGCTCTGTAATAGAAGAAAAAACAAGTAGAATAATAGAAGTTATAATATCTTCAGTAAAACCTATACAACTTATGCTTGGTAAAATTATAGGAACTTCGCTTGCAGGTATCACTCAGTTTGTGATCTGGATTATTCTTGGAGGTGTTATGCTTACTGCTGTATCTGCAATATTTGGTATAGATGTAGCCGCAGTACAAACACCGCAACAAGAAATTTTACAACAAGCTATAGAGAACCCAGATATTAATATGAAGGTTCAAAGTGTTATGCAATCGTTTTACAACTTACCAATAACAAACCTTATTATAGCCTTTATACTATTTTTTATATGTGGTTATTTATTATACAGTTCACTTTATGCAGCAATTGGAGCAGCAGTAGATAATGAGACAGATACACAACAGTTTATGTTGCCAATATTAATGCCATTAATTTTAGCGGTATATGTTGGTATGTTTACAGTAATTGAAGATCCTCATGGAACCGTATCTACCGTTTTTTCGTTTATACCTTTTACATCACCAGTAGTTATGCTTATGCGTATACCGTTTGGTGTTCCAATATGGCAACAAATATTATCGTTAGCATTATTAATTGGTACATTTATGTTTACCGTATGGTTTGCAGCTAAAATTTATCGTGTAGGTATTTTAATGTATGGTAAAAAGCCAAGTTATAAAGAACTTTTAAAATGGATTAAGTATTAA
- a CDS encoding ABC transporter ATP-binding protein, producing MNNLLEAHSVSKSFGNFKALNNVSIAVPKGSIFGLLGPNGAGKTTLIRIINQITIPDTGHVLLDGEPLKRHHIQNIGYLPEERGLYKSMKVGEQALYLAQLKGMDKAVAKKRLLDWFERLEIGDWWNKKIQELSKGMAQKIQFVVTVLHEPKLLIFDEPFSGFDPINANIIKDQILRLRDEGATVIFSTHRMESVEELCDHIALIHKSNKVLDGNLNAIKREYKTNTFEIGINAENPLELQQTLSEKFIVSPAEFKSLNNELKLNIKLSEKETANQLLSYLTTKGELSHFVEVIPSANDIFIQTVKNN from the coding sequence ATGAACAATTTATTAGAAGCACACTCGGTTTCTAAAAGTTTCGGAAATTTTAAAGCATTAAATAATGTTTCTATTGCAGTACCAAAAGGTAGCATATTTGGATTACTAGGACCAAATGGTGCTGGAAAAACCACATTAATTAGAATTATAAATCAAATAACTATACCAGATACAGGACATGTTTTGTTAGATGGCGAGCCTTTAAAAAGGCATCATATACAAAACATTGGTTATTTACCAGAAGAGCGCGGTTTATATAAGTCTATGAAGGTAGGAGAACAAGCCTTATACCTAGCGCAGCTAAAAGGTATGGACAAAGCAGTAGCTAAAAAAAGATTGTTAGATTGGTTTGAGAGATTAGAAATAGGAGATTGGTGGAATAAAAAAATTCAAGAACTATCTAAAGGTATGGCTCAAAAAATACAGTTTGTTGTTACTGTATTACATGAACCTAAATTATTGATTTTTGATGAGCCTTTTTCGGGCTTTGACCCAATTAATGCCAATATTATAAAAGATCAAATTTTAAGATTACGTGATGAAGGAGCTACAGTGATTTTTTCTACACACCGTATGGAATCTGTAGAAGAGTTATGTGATCATATTGCTTTAATTCATAAATCTAATAAGGTTTTAGATGGTAATTTAAATGCCATAAAACGCGAGTATAAAACCAATACATTTGAAATTGGTATAAATGCAGAAAATCCTTTAGAATTACAACAAACACTTTCTGAAAAATTTATTGTTTCTCCAGCAGAATTTAAATCGTTAAATAATGAATTGAAACTTAACATTAAACTTTCAGAAAAAGAAACGGCAAATCAACTATTAAGTTATTTAACTACAAAAGGTGAGTTGTCTCATTTTGTAGAAGTAATACCAAGTGCAAACGACATATTTATTCAAACAGTAAAGAATAATTAG
- the dnaJ gene encoding molecular chaperone DnaJ, producing the protein MAKKDYYEILGLSKNATASEIKKAYRKKAIEFHPDKNPDDSTAEAKFKEAAEAYEVLSDENKKARYDQFGHQAFEGGGGFGGGGMNMDDIFSQFGDIFGGGGFSGFGGGFGGGQQQRRVKGSNLRIRVKLTLEEIANGVEKKIKVKRKIQAKGTTYKTCTTCNGSGQVTRVTNTILGRMQTASPCTTCGGSGQIIDKKPAEADAQGLVTKEETIAVKIPAGVVDGMQLKVSGKGNDAPGNGIAGDLLVAIEELDHETLQREGDNLHYDLYVSISDAVLGTSKEIDTVSGKVRIKIEAGLQSGKILRLRGKGIPSINGYGKGDLLVHVNVWTPKTLSKQQKEFFENMKDDDHFSPKPEKSDKSFFEKVKDMFS; encoded by the coding sequence ATGGCAAAAAAAGATTATTACGAAATATTAGGATTAAGTAAAAACGCAACAGCAAGTGAGATAAAAAAAGCTTACCGTAAAAAAGCTATTGAGTTTCACCCAGATAAAAATCCAGACGACTCTACAGCCGAGGCTAAATTTAAAGAAGCAGCCGAAGCATATGAGGTTTTAAGTGACGAAAACAAAAAAGCACGTTATGACCAATTTGGTCATCAAGCCTTTGAAGGTGGCGGCGGTTTTGGCGGCGGCGGCATGAATATGGACGATATATTTAGCCAATTTGGTGACATTTTTGGAGGTGGCGGTTTTTCTGGCTTTGGCGGCGGTTTTGGTGGAGGCCAACAACAACGTCGAGTAAAAGGAAGTAATCTACGTATTCGTGTTAAGCTTACACTTGAAGAAATTGCTAATGGTGTAGAGAAAAAAATAAAAGTAAAACGTAAAATACAAGCAAAAGGTACTACTTATAAAACCTGTACAACCTGTAATGGCTCTGGTCAAGTTACACGTGTTACTAATACAATTTTAGGCCGTATGCAAACAGCATCACCATGTACAACATGTGGTGGTTCTGGTCAAATTATAGATAAAAAACCAGCCGAAGCAGATGCGCAAGGTTTAGTTACTAAAGAAGAAACAATTGCAGTAAAAATTCCTGCAGGCGTTGTAGATGGTATGCAACTAAAGGTGTCTGGTAAAGGTAATGATGCTCCAGGAAATGGTATAGCAGGAGACCTTTTAGTAGCGATTGAAGAACTAGATCACGAAACATTACAGCGTGAAGGAGATAATTTACACTATGATTTATATGTAAGCATTAGTGATGCTGTTTTAGGAACATCTAAAGAAATAGATACTGTTTCTGGAAAAGTGAGAATAAAAATTGAAGCAGGTTTACAATCTGGTAAAATTTTACGCTTACGCGGAAAAGGAATTCCAAGTATAAACGGTTACGGTAAAGGAGATTTACTAGTACACGTAAATGTTTGGACACCTAAAACATTAAGTAAACAACAAAAAGAATTTTTTGAAAACATGAAAGATGATGATCATTTTTCACCAAAACCAGAAAAATCTGATAAATCATTTTTTGAAAAAGTAAAAGACATGTTCTCTTAA
- a CDS encoding nucleotide exchange factor GrpE — MSKKKEKQEEIEDQQNSETQTETVETPELTVEEKLQEELGQEKDKFLRLFAEFENYKKRTSKERIELFKTASKDVMVSMLPVLDDFERALMHIEEDKEAEELRKGVVLIYQKLLNTLGQKGLAAMEVKQGDTFDSEVHQAITQVPAPSEDLKGKIIDVVEKGYILGETVIRFPKVVIGQ, encoded by the coding sequence ATGAGCAAAAAGAAAGAAAAACAAGAAGAGATAGAAGACCAACAAAATAGCGAAACTCAAACAGAAACTGTAGAAACTCCAGAGTTAACAGTAGAAGAGAAATTACAAGAAGAGTTAGGTCAAGAAAAAGATAAATTTCTGCGCTTATTTGCAGAATTTGAAAATTATAAAAAAAGAACATCTAAAGAGCGTATAGAATTATTTAAAACAGCAAGTAAAGATGTCATGGTGTCTATGCTACCTGTTCTTGATGATTTTGAGCGAGCTTTAATGCATATTGAAGAAGATAAAGAGGCCGAAGAATTAAGAAAAGGAGTTGTTTTAATCTACCAAAAACTTTTAAATACGTTAGGTCAAAAAGGTTTAGCAGCAATGGAAGTTAAGCAAGGAGATACTTTCGATTCTGAAGTTCACCAAGCAATCACTCAGGTACCAGCACCTAGTGAAGATTTAAAAGGAAAAATTATAGACGTAGTTGAAAAAGGCTACATTTTAGGAGAAACAGTTATACGTTTCCCAAAAGTAGTTATCGGACAATAA
- a CDS encoding YceI family protein, translated as MKKQVLNIFAIIALGAAVVGCKNDKKTETTEAKEVETVMAEETFKAIPAESMVSWEANKIVGGHTGTIHLSNGVAKVKGDQLVGGNFIFDISTLKNTDIEKEEGRTSLEGHLKSADFFDAEKFPNAAFEITSVDGNNVSGNLMMKGIKKNVTVPVNVDINGDSMTITSDEFTIDRTEWDIKYNSGKFAENLGDKMIKDNVRLKISVKANKA; from the coding sequence ATGAAAAAACAAGTATTAAATATTTTTGCAATTATTGCTTTAGGAGCGGCTGTTGTAGGATGTAAAAATGATAAAAAAACAGAAACAACTGAAGCTAAAGAGGTAGAAACTGTAATGGCCGAGGAAACTTTTAAAGCTATACCAGCAGAATCTATGGTTTCTTGGGAAGCAAACAAAATTGTTGGCGGACATACAGGAACTATACATTTAAGTAATGGCGTGGCTAAAGTAAAAGGAGACCAATTAGTTGGTGGTAATTTTATTTTTGATATTTCTACTTTAAAAAATACAGATATTGAAAAGGAAGAAGGGAGAACAAGTCTTGAAGGTCACTTAAAAAGTGCTGACTTTTTTGATGCTGAAAAATTCCCCAATGCTGCTTTTGAAATTACTAGCGTTGATGGTAATAATGTAAGTGGTAACTTAATGATGAAAGGTATTAAAAAGAATGTTACTGTACCTGTAAATGTTGATATTAACGGAGATTCAATGACTATTACTAGTGATGAGTTTACTATTGATAGAACAGAATGGGACATTAAATACAACTCTGGTAAGTTTGCAGAGAACTTAGGAGATAAAATGATTAAAGATAATGTAAGATTAAAAATATCTGTTAAAGCTAACAAAGCTTAA
- a CDS encoding TIGR01777 family oxidoreductase: MRVLITGATGLVGHEIVKQCLNAGIGVSYLTTSKSKIENSDNYKGFYWNPKEAIIDSKCLENVDVIIHLVGASISKRWTKTHKQAILDSRLETTALLHETVKNYPNKIKQIVSASAIGYYPDSLTNYYTEDAKKVNTSFLGQVVEVWEQAVDTFKTLNIIVSKVRIGVVFSSKGGAFPQIAKPIKYGAGAVMGSGKQWMSWIHLNDLAAIFLHIIEHNLEGVYNGVAPNAETNKAITKAIAKQVSKPLILPSIPKFAMKLALGEMHIILFESQRVSSKKIETSGFDFKYSNLNAALKDLL, encoded by the coding sequence ATGCGAGTACTTATTACTGGAGCTACAGGTTTGGTTGGTCATGAAATTGTAAAACAATGTCTTAATGCCGGGATTGGAGTAAGTTATTTAACAACAAGTAAGTCTAAAATAGAGAACAGCGATAATTATAAAGGGTTTTATTGGAACCCAAAGGAAGCAATTATAGATTCTAAATGTTTAGAAAATGTAGATGTTATAATTCATTTAGTTGGAGCAAGTATTTCTAAACGTTGGACAAAGACTCACAAACAAGCAATATTAGATAGTCGTTTAGAAACCACAGCATTATTACACGAAACGGTAAAAAACTATCCTAATAAAATAAAGCAAATTGTATCTGCAAGTGCAATTGGTTATTATCCAGATTCTTTAACTAACTATTATACAGAAGACGCCAAAAAAGTAAACACCTCTTTTTTGGGTCAAGTAGTTGAAGTTTGGGAGCAAGCTGTAGATACTTTTAAAACTTTAAATATTATTGTTTCAAAAGTAAGAATAGGCGTTGTTTTTTCAAGTAAAGGTGGTGCATTTCCGCAAATAGCAAAACCAATTAAATATGGAGCAGGAGCAGTTATGGGAAGTGGAAAACAATGGATGTCTTGGATTCATTTAAATGATCTTGCTGCCATTTTTTTACATATTATAGAGCATAATCTCGAAGGTGTTTATAATGGTGTCGCTCCAAATGCCGAAACAAATAAAGCAATTACAAAGGCTATTGCTAAACAAGTAAGCAAGCCTTTAATATTGCCTAGTATTCCAAAATTTGCAATGAAATTAGCATTAGGAGAAATGCACATAATACTTTTTGAAAGTCAGCGAGTAAGTTCTAAAAAAATAGAAACTAGTGGTTTTGATTTTAAATATTCTAATTTAAATGCTGCATTAAAAGACTTATTATAA
- the mnmD gene encoding tRNA (5-methylaminomethyl-2-thiouridine)(34)-methyltransferase MnmD: MKREIITTKDGSKTIHIPEWNEQYHSTHGAIQEAKHVYIKHGLAFFMELKSINKKEVSILEIGFGTGLNAFLTAIEAQKSNLKINYTGVEGFPVLKKELKQLNYANNTEEQLLFNAIHDAKWESYYEVSKNFIIKKQNKNFNVIDDVALYDVIYFDAFGPRVQPELWTQPIFNAMYNAVSKTGVLVTYCAQGHARRAMITAGFKVAKVEGPPGKRHMLRAIK; encoded by the coding sequence TTGAAACGCGAAATTATCACCACGAAAGATGGTTCTAAAACCATTCATATACCAGAATGGAATGAACAATACCATTCTACTCATGGTGCAATACAAGAAGCTAAACACGTGTATATAAAACACGGTTTAGCTTTTTTTATGGAATTAAAATCCATAAATAAAAAAGAAGTATCTATTTTAGAAATTGGTTTTGGTACAGGATTAAATGCCTTTTTAACAGCAATCGAAGCTCAAAAATCTAATCTAAAAATAAACTACACAGGTGTTGAGGGATTTCCTGTATTAAAAAAAGAATTAAAGCAATTAAATTACGCAAATAATACAGAAGAGCAATTGTTATTTAATGCGATACATGACGCTAAGTGGGAAAGTTATTATGAGGTGTCTAAAAATTTTATAATAAAAAAGCAAAATAAAAACTTTAATGTAATAGACGATGTAGCACTTTACGATGTAATTTATTTTGATGCTTTTGGACCACGAGTACAACCAGAATTATGGACACAGCCCATTTTTAATGCAATGTATAACGCAGTAAGTAAAACAGGAGTTTTAGTAACCTATTGTGCACAAGGACATGCAAGACGAGCAATGATAACAGCCGGATTTAAGGTAGCAAAAGTAGAAGGGCCACCAGGAAAACGCCATATGTTACGCGCTATTAAATAA
- a CDS encoding DUF4920 domain-containing protein, with the protein MKKIAIIFSLLIMISACKNEEKATKEEVKEEIAAVSYKSFGKEIIADDALNTKSMEEHYKNMKVGDSIDAKVTATVNEVCKAKGCWMKLDLADGEEVMVKFKDYGFFMPKDIEGKEVVINGKAYVKEVSVDEQRHYAEDGGESAEAIAAITEPKRTYSFEADGVLLKE; encoded by the coding sequence ATGAAAAAAATCGCCATTATTTTCTCACTATTAATAATGATTTCGGCTTGTAAAAACGAAGAGAAAGCAACTAAAGAAGAAGTTAAAGAAGAGATTGCAGCAGTTTCATACAAATCTTTTGGAAAAGAAATTATAGCAGATGATGCCCTTAATACTAAATCTATGGAAGAGCATTATAAAAACATGAAAGTAGGAGATAGTATTGATGCAAAAGTTACCGCAACAGTAAATGAAGTTTGTAAAGCAAAAGGATGCTGGATGAAATTAGATCTTGCTGATGGAGAAGAAGTAATGGTTAAATTTAAAGATTACGGTTTTTTCATGCCAAAAGATATAGAAGGAAAAGAAGTTGTTATTAATGGAAAAGCTTATGTAAAAGAAGTATCTGTCGATGAACAGAGACATTATGCAGAAGATGGAGGAGAAAGTGCAGAAGCAATTGCTGCAATAACAGAACCTAAACGTACCTATTCTTTTGAAGCTGATGGTGTACTTTTAAAAGAGTAA
- a CDS encoding branched-chain amino acid aminotransferase, with protein MTKTKHTLTVKKVENSKINSVDFNNLTFGKTFTDYMYSCDFVDGEWTNPTIEPYGPLQIDPSARVFHYGQAVFEGMKAFKDASNDVWLFRPLDNLERINKSSARLAMPKFPKDLFLEGLTTLLNLDKDWIKNTPGSSMYIRPFVIATEPAISASPASEYKFMIILSPAQSYYAGEVRVLFAEEYSRAANGGVGFAKAAGNYAAQFYPTSLAHKEGYQQIIWTDANSHEYLEEAGTMNIFFRVNDSLLTAPISDRILDGITRKSIIQLAKDNNINVEERPITVKEIKEAATNGTLKEIFGAGTAAVITPILGFKHRDMKHEIIPASESYASLFKEKLTAIQYNVAEDTHGWRYKI; from the coding sequence ATGACTAAAACCAAACATACGTTAACCGTTAAAAAAGTTGAAAATTCTAAAATTAATTCTGTTGATTTTAATAATTTAACTTTTGGAAAAACCTTTACAGATTACATGTATTCTTGCGATTTTGTAGATGGTGAATGGACTAACCCAACTATTGAGCCTTATGGACCATTACAAATAGATCCTAGTGCAAGAGTGTTTCATTATGGTCAAGCTGTTTTTGAAGGTATGAAAGCTTTTAAAGACGCAAGTAACGACGTTTGGCTTTTTAGACCTTTAGATAATTTAGAAAGAATAAATAAATCTTCGGCCAGGTTAGCAATGCCAAAATTTCCTAAAGATTTGTTTTTGGAAGGTTTAACCACTTTATTAAACTTAGATAAAGATTGGATTAAAAATACTCCTGGAAGTTCTATGTATATTAGACCATTTGTTATTGCTACCGAGCCTGCTATTTCAGCATCACCTGCAAGTGAATATAAATTTATGATTATTTTGTCTCCTGCACAATCTTATTATGCTGGAGAAGTTAGAGTACTTTTTGCTGAAGAATATAGCCGTGCTGCTAATGGTGGCGTTGGTTTTGCTAAAGCTGCTGGTAATTATGCTGCACAATTTTACCCAACTAGCTTAGCACACAAAGAAGGTTACCAACAAATAATCTGGACAGATGCTAATTCTCATGAATATTTAGAAGAAGCTGGAACTATGAATATTTTCTTTAGAGTTAATGACAGCTTATTAACTGCACCTATTAGTGATAGAATTTTAGATGGTATTACCAGAAAAAGTATAATACAGCTTGCTAAAGACAATAATATTAATGTTGAAGAACGCCCAATAACAGTTAAAGAAATTAAAGAAGCTGCAACAAATGGAACTTTAAAAGAAATTTTTGGAGCAGGTACAGCTGCTGTAATTACTCCTATTTTAGGATTTAAACATCGTGACATGAAACACGAAATCATTCCTGCTAGTGAATCTTATGCTTCGCTTTTTAAAGAAAAACTCACGGCTATACAGTATAATGTTGCTGAAGATACTCATGGATGGCGTTATAAAATATAA
- a CDS encoding nucleoside triphosphate pyrophosphohydrolase family protein: MKNKIEAVKAFHTAFKIGHLESPKANLGSSKNTLRFNLMKEENEEYLEAANNDDLVEVADALGDMLYILCGTIIEHGMQHKIEEVFNEIQRSNMSKLDANGEPIYREDGKVLKGPNYFKPNIKAILEK; encoded by the coding sequence ATGAAAAATAAAATAGAAGCTGTTAAAGCGTTTCACACTGCTTTTAAAATTGGACATTTAGAGTCTCCAAAAGCTAATTTAGGAAGCTCTAAAAATACTTTGCGATTTAATTTAATGAAAGAGGAGAATGAAGAATATTTAGAAGCAGCAAATAATGATGATTTAGTAGAAGTAGCAGATGCTTTAGGAGATATGCTTTATATTTTATGTGGTACAATTATAGAGCATGGTATGCAGCATAAAATTGAAGAGGTTTTTAATGAAATACAGCGAAGTAATATGAGTAAACTTGATGCTAATGGAGAACCAATATACCGAGAAGATGGTAAAGTTTTAAAAGGGCCAAATTATTTTAAACCCAATATTAAGGCGATTTTAGAAAAATAA
- a CDS encoding SRPBCC family protein: protein MKALKYIFFLLLILIIGFAIYIAVQPNEFSVSRTRTIKAPAKVLFEKVNDFKTWKSWSSWVEKNPEIKITLSNKTSGVGAKYTWEDSDGIGTMKTIETNLNKSIDQVMQFEDFPPSQVDWEFKPNNDGSTNVTWNIAGKDLPFSFKAFAAIMGGMEKQIGPKYERSLEKLDSLVLLDMKKYSIVVDKQTTQHSGGFYIYNTTATTFEDFQSKMATMFPQVIEYANKNNITMAGAPYVLYHKWDKENNAVIFSCCVPTTSRVITTSDTILTGQLEPFKAVKTTLNGSYDNLEQAWLKANQAITNSGLEKDENGPAVEAYLNSPINTPNPANLKTEIYIAVK from the coding sequence ATGAAAGCACTAAAATACATTTTCTTTTTACTACTTATTTTAATTATTGGCTTCGCCATATATATTGCAGTACAGCCTAACGAATTTTCTGTATCTAGAACAAGAACTATAAAGGCTCCTGCTAAAGTTCTTTTTGAAAAAGTAAATGATTTTAAAACTTGGAAATCTTGGTCTTCATGGGTTGAAAAAAATCCAGAAATAAAAATCACCCTATCAAACAAAACATCTGGTGTTGGTGCTAAATACACTTGGGAAGATAGTGATGGAATTGGCACAATGAAAACTATAGAAACAAACCTAAATAAATCTATAGATCAAGTTATGCAATTTGAAGATTTCCCTCCATCTCAAGTAGATTGGGAGTTTAAACCTAATAACGATGGCTCAACTAACGTAACTTGGAATATTGCCGGAAAAGACTTACCATTTAGTTTTAAAGCTTTTGCAGCAATTATGGGCGGTATGGAAAAGCAAATTGGTCCAAAATACGAGAGAAGTCTTGAAAAACTAGACAGCCTTGTTTTATTAGATATGAAAAAATATAGTATTGTAGTAGATAAGCAAACTACACAACACAGTGGTGGTTTTTATATTTACAATACTACAGCAACAACATTTGAAGATTTCCAGTCTAAAATGGCGACAATGTTTCCTCAAGTAATAGAATATGCTAATAAAAACAATATAACTATGGCTGGTGCGCCATATGTTTTATATCACAAATGGGATAAAGAGAATAATGCGGTAATATTTTCTTGTTGCGTACCAACAACCTCAAGAGTAATTACTACCAGTGACACTATTTTAACAGGGCAATTAGAGCCATTTAAAGCTGTAAAAACCACATTGAATGGTAGTTACGACAATTTGGAGCAAGCTTGGCTAAAGGCAAATCAAGCTATAACTAATAGTGGCTTAGAAAAGGATGAAAATGGTCCTGCTGTAGAAGCCTATTTAAACTCACCAATAAATACACCAAATCCAGCAAATTTAAAAACGGAAATATATATTGCTGTAAAATAA
- the crcB gene encoding fluoride efflux transporter CrcB, producing MKNLVLVFIGGGFGSVLRYIIGKYLNSTENGIPYGTFTANILGSLLIGIILGLALKNNSLTQNHTLLLATGFCGGFTTFSTFAYENHMFLKSGDFVSFAIYTIASFVLGFLAVFGGMFLAKSF from the coding sequence ATGAAAAACTTAGTTTTAGTATTTATTGGTGGCGGTTTTGGAAGTGTATTAAGATACATTATTGGTAAGTACCTTAATAGTACAGAAAATGGTATCCCTTATGGTACTTTTACAGCTAATATATTAGGCAGTTTATTAATAGGTATTATTTTAGGTTTAGCACTTAAAAACAATTCCTTAACACAAAACCATACGTTATTATTAGCAACAGGATTTTGCGGTGGTTTTACAACTTTCTCTACTTTTGCTTACGAAAACCACATGTTTTTAAAATCTGGTGATTTTGTAAGTTTTGCTATTTATACTATTGCAAGTTTTGTTTTAGGATTTTTAGCTGTTTTTGGAGGTATGTTTTTAGCTAAAAGCTTTTAG
- a CDS encoding DUF1684 domain-containing protein, whose protein sequence is MKKFFWLLLCVISTVSCAQKTPLKGETAYQRKLNADFKDATKSPLSQKDRKTFEGLEFFKFDSTYIVTANFKRTPNEKTFKMKTTTNRAPLYVKYGELTFSLKGLDHKLNLYQNIELKEDTEKDESMFLSFLDDTNGDGSYGGGRYINLKTPTGNTVIIDFNKAYNPYCAYNEKFSCPVVPRENYINVRVEAGVKDYNKH, encoded by the coding sequence ATGAAGAAGTTTTTCTGGTTACTATTATGTGTTATTTCAACAGTAAGTTGTGCTCAAAAAACACCGTTAAAAGGTGAAACAGCATACCAGCGTAAGTTAAATGCAGATTTTAAAGACGCTACTAAATCTCCACTATCGCAAAAAGACAGAAAAACTTTTGAAGGTCTTGAATTTTTTAAATTTGATTCAACTTATATTGTTACTGCAAATTTTAAACGTACTCCAAATGAGAAAACTTTTAAAATGAAAACAACAACTAATAGAGCGCCGCTATATGTCAAATATGGCGAATTAACCTTTTCTTTAAAAGGTTTAGATCATAAATTGAATTTATATCAAAATATAGAATTAAAAGAAGATACAGAGAAAGATGAAAGTATGTTTTTATCCTTTCTAGACGATACAAATGGAGATGGAAGTTATGGTGGTGGTCGTTATATTAATTTAAAAACACCAACAGGTAACACTGTGATTATAGATTTTAATAAAGCTTATAATCCATATTGTGCTTATAATGAAAAATTTTCATGTCCGGTTGTACCAAGAGAAAATTATATAAATGTTAGAGTAGAAGCAGGTGTTAAAGATTATAATAAACACTAA